One Streptomyces sp. 840.1 genomic window, CTGCGCCTGTCCGCCGTTGGCTGCGGCCGTCAGGCTGCCCACGTCGACGGTGGGGGCGACGCCGGCGGGGGTGGCGAGGGTGACGGCGTATCCGGCTTCGGTGAAGACCCGGTGCGGTGCGGCCAGCTCCTCGGCCCAGAACCCGGTGGGGTGGGTGGTGCCGTCGTTGAGGGTCCAGTGGTCGGCGCCGGTGAGAACGAACAGTACGGAGGGCATGGGGGTACTCCCTGCAAAGCTGGCGAGCGGGTCTGGCTCAGAACTTGATATGCTCAAGCAATCCATTTCATGTAACTGCCAAATATTGAGCATGTCAAATAAATGTCGGCGGATGCCGATCGAAGAATGGCCGACCATGACCACCGAACCGACGCCCCGCGCCGACACTGCTCCGGACGATCGAGCCGCCCCCGCCCCGGAAGACCTCCTGGAGCCGCTGGCCCTCGTCGTGCGCGGTCACCACGACGACCTCACCGCCGTCGCCGCCCGCCACGGGCTGTCCACCTCGCAGGCCCGCGCGCTGATCGCGCTCACCGAGCCGATGCCGATGAGCGCACTGGCCGCCCACCTCGTCTGCGACGCGTCCAACGCCACCGGCCTCATCGGCCGCATGGAGGCCCGCGGCCTGGTCGTCCGCACCCCCGCCCCCGGCGACCGCCGCTCCAAGGTCGCGAGCCGCACCCCCGAGGGCACCGCGCTCGCCCACACCATCCGCGCCGAGATGCGCGCCGTGCACGGCGCGCTCGAAGCGCTCACGCCGGAAGAGCGCACAGCGCTGCTGCCCCTGCTCGAACGGCTGGGACAGCTGCTGTACGCCTGATCCGTCCCGCGTTACGAAGCGGGCGGCGCCGACTCCTCCGGACCCGCCCCGCTCTCACGCCGCTTGAGCTCGTCCTCGCGGCGGCGCAGGTCCGCCTCCCAGTCCTTGAGGACCGCCTCGTCCTGCTTGTTCTCTTCCTTCAGGGACTTGAGGAACTCGGGATTGTCGTCCGGCGCCACCCACCGGGAGCGCCCGTTGCGGTGCCACTCGGAGGGCGTACGGCCGTCGGCCGGCACCTCGCGCACCTTGCCCGCGGCCAGCCACACGATCGGGCCGACGATCCAGAACAGCAGGATGATGAAGACCCAGGCGATCTTCGGCAGGTGCTTGGCCTCGTCCTCCGGGGTGTTCAGGCAGTCGATGAACGCGAAGATCGTCAGTGCCAGCGGCAGGAGATAGATCAGGGCCCGGAGCATGGTGGAAGTTTCCCCCCGAGGAGAGTTGGCGGGGCAAAGCCCGCCCCGGTGACGGGCCCAGGG contains:
- a CDS encoding MarR family winged helix-turn-helix transcriptional regulator, translated to MTTEPTPRADTAPDDRAAPAPEDLLEPLALVVRGHHDDLTAVAARHGLSTSQARALIALTEPMPMSALAAHLVCDASNATGLIGRMEARGLVVRTPAPGDRRSKVASRTPEGTALAHTIRAEMRAVHGALEALTPEERTALLPLLERLGQLLYA
- a CDS encoding PLD nuclease N-terminal domain-containing protein; the encoded protein is MLRALIYLLPLALTIFAFIDCLNTPEDEAKHLPKIAWVFIILLFWIVGPIVWLAAGKVREVPADGRTPSEWHRNGRSRWVAPDDNPEFLKSLKEENKQDEAVLKDWEADLRRREDELKRRESGAGPEESAPPAS